The Sandaracinus amylolyticus genomic interval CAGCACCGGCTCGCCCGCGGTGCCCGAGCCCGCGAGCTCCTGGATCGCCTGCCGTCGCAGCTCGCGATCCGCGCCGCCCGCCTCCTGCTCGAGCAGCAGCGCCGCGATTCGCCCGAGCAGCTCGCGATCGGGACCGTCGAGCTGCCGCATGCGGTCGTACTCGTCGAGCGCCTCGACGAGCGAGCCGCGCTCGAGGGCCGTCGACGTGGCGCTGCGCGCTGGACCCGCGCACGCACCGAGCCACACCGCCACGACGATCGCGCTCACACAGCAGAGAGCGATACGCAGCACGAGCGCGCGCCCGCGCGCCCTGCGCGATCCACCTCTCAATACGTCCTCCCGGTCCGCTCCGTACGGAGAAGGCGCTCAGGCGGCCTTCACCAACCGGCAGGATAGACCGAGGTAGAAGGCGCGGTACACGTCTTCGACGTCGCCGCCGCTCGCGGTCTCGCGCGCGACGATGCTCCCGAGCGTCATGTCGCCGCGCACGTCGAGCAGCCGCAGCCACGGCTCGGGGAGCCCGTACGCGCTCGGCGGCGCGGGTGGGCGCGACTCGCGCGAGAGCACGCGCTCGCGCACGTCGGAGAGCGCGGCCTCGATCTCCGAGGTGTCCGCCGCGAGCGCCGCGTCGCGCAGCAGCTCGTGCGCGCCCTGCTCGAGCGGGAACGTCTCTTCTTCCGATCGCACGCCCGCGCGGAACGCCCACTGCCCGTTGCGCCACCGGAAGATCTCGAGGTAGCGCTCGCGCACCTGCCCCGAGATCGCGCGGTAGAGCTCGACGGGCCGCAGCACGCCGAGCCCGACGAGCGCATCGCCGAGGCGCCCGCCGTACCGCGGCAGCAGCGCGAGCGCCATGTCGACCTCCATGCGGAGGCACACGCCGCGCTGCACGAGGTACTCGCCGAGCATCTCCTTCTTCACCGTCGACGCGACGAAGTCGGGCTTGCCGTCGACGAAGTACACCTTCTTGCGCCGCTGCCCGTCCCACAGGTGCAGCACGCCCGTCTCGCGATCCGACGTGATGCGGTGCACCAGCGAGAGCACGGCGCCGGGCATCACGAGCCCGCGACGGTCGGCGTCGCGGATCTCCGCGGGGTTCCACCGCAGCGCGGACGAGCCGAGGTAACGCTGCAGCTCCGGCACCTCGCCGCTCGGCACCAGCTGTCCGGCGTCGCGCTTCACCAGCGCGCGATCGTCGACCTCGCCCGACACGATGCGCCGCACGAGCTCGGGGAACGTGAGCGGCCCGAGCGTGTGCCCGTCGGCGAGCCGCACTTCCCACGCGCTCGGCGTCTCGAGCACGAGCTTGCCGAGCATGTCGCGCGTCGCGAGCGGCGTCTCGACCGTCGCGCCGGTGCGCGCGCCGCCGTTCGGATCGACGTACGCGGTCGGCCTCGCGCCGGGCTCGTGCGCGGCCTCGTCCTGCGGCGTCTTCGCGACGAGATCGAGCCGGTGCAGCAGCCGCGCGAGCTCGCGCGCGCCGCGCCCCGCGCTGCCACGACGGCGCATCAGATCCTCGAGCGCCTCCGCGAGCGCGCCTGCTTCCGGGCGATCGTCGGGATGTCGCGCGAGCGCCGCGCAGAGCACCGCGCGCACGTCCTGCGGCACCGCGCGTCCCTTGCGATCGAGCACGCCGAGATCCGCGTTGCGGATGCGCAGCAGCACGTCGAGATCGGTCCCGCTGCCGAAGAGCGGCTCGCCGATCAACATCTCCGCGAGCACCGTGCCGAGCGTGAAGACGTCGCTGCGCCCGTCGATGTCGAGCCCGCTCACCTGCTCGGGCGACATGTACCCGAGCTTGCCGCGCACGTGCCCGTCGTCGGTGCGGTGATCGCTCTGCGCGCAGCGCGCGATCCCGAAGTCCGCGACCTTCACGTGGCCGCGCTTGGTCAGCAGCAGGTTCGCGGGGCTCACGTCGCGATGCACGATCGTGAGCGGCTTGCCCGACTCGTCGCACAGGTGGTGCGCATAGGCGAGCGCACGCGCAGCCTCTGCCGCGATGTGCAGCGCGGCCGAGATCGGCACCACCTCGCGGTTCGCGGCGACCGCGCGCAAGAGGCGGTTCACGTTCGTCCCGTCGACGAACTCCATCGCGAGGAAGAGCGCGCCGTCGGCCTCGCCGAAGTCGAACACCTGCACGATCGACGGGTGCTCGAGCTGCGCCGCGAGGCGCGCCTCGTCGATGAACATCGCGACGAAGTCGGGGTCGCGCGCGTGCTGCGGCAGGATGCACTTCAGCGCGACGCGCTTCTGGAAGCCGTGAGGACCGAGCCGCTGGGCCACGAACACCTCGGCCATCCCGCCGGTCGCGAGACGTCGCTCGATGCGATACGGACCGAGCGTCCGAGCCCTCATCACGCCTCCTGCTCGTGGCCCTGAGCGCTGGCCGTTCGGGTGAAGACCCGGGGCGACGCGTAGGCGCACGCCCGGCCGAAGCTCGCACCCAGGATACGGGAGCGGCCGCTCCGGACAACAGGATAAGTGTACGAACTCTGCACTTTGTCGCGATCGATCCGCAATTGTTCACCAGTGGTGTACGATGGGAGACGTCCCCGGTTCGGCCAGAGGCGATACGGAAACTCTGACTGTCCCCGGAGGACTGGCGTTATCATCGCTGCTCGGTTCGGTTTTCGGCCCCTTCGAACCCCGGAGCCAGGTCCCCATGGGAACCACGCGCACCTCGGCCAATCGCTCGGCGAAGGACAGCTATCTCGGGAAGGTCGTGGCCGGGCGTTACCGGCTCGAGGCCTTGCTCGGCGAAGGGGGCATGGGCGTCGTCTATCGAGCCCGTCACGTCCTCATCGATCGGGTGGTCGCGCTGAAGCTCATCCGGCCCGACCTGCGCAGCGAGACCCACCTGCGCGCGTGGATGCTGCGCGAGGCGCGCGCCGCGAACCGCGTCGATCACGCGCACATCGTCGAGATCCACGACGTCGGCGAGACCGAGGAGAGCGAGCTCTACCTCGTGATGGAGTACCTCGTCGGCAGCGCGCTCTCGAGCGAGATCGCGAAGGGCCCGATGCAGCTCGCGCGCGCGGTCGACATCCTCGAGCAGATGTGCGCGGCGCTCGCGCGTGCGCACGACCTCGGCGTCGTCCATCGCGATCTGAAGAGCGACAACAT includes:
- a CDS encoding serine/threonine protein kinase; the encoded protein is MRARTLGPYRIERRLATGGMAEVFVAQRLGPHGFQKRVALKCILPQHARDPDFVAMFIDEARLAAQLEHPSIVQVFDFGEADGALFLAMEFVDGTNVNRLLRAVAANREVVPISAALHIAAEAARALAYAHHLCDESGKPLTIVHRDVSPANLLLTKRGHVKVADFGIARCAQSDHRTDDGHVRGKLGYMSPEQVSGLDIDGRSDVFTLGTVLAEMLIGEPLFGSGTDLDVLLRIRNADLGVLDRKGRAVPQDVRAVLCAALARHPDDRPEAGALAEALEDLMRRRGSAGRGARELARLLHRLDLVAKTPQDEAAHEPGARPTAYVDPNGGARTGATVETPLATRDMLGKLVLETPSAWEVRLADGHTLGPLTFPELVRRIVSGEVDDRALVKRDAGQLVPSGEVPELQRYLGSSALRWNPAEIRDADRRGLVMPGAVLSLVHRITSDRETGVLHLWDGQRRKKVYFVDGKPDFVASTVKKEMLGEYLVQRGVCLRMEVDMALALLPRYGGRLGDALVGLGVLRPVELYRAISGQVRERYLEIFRWRNGQWAFRAGVRSEEETFPLEQGAHELLRDAALAADTSEIEAALSDVRERVLSRESRPPAPPSAYGLPEPWLRLLDVRGDMTLGSIVARETASGGDVEDVYRAFYLGLSCRLVKAA